The segment ACTCCGGATCAAACGATGGTATGCGTCGTTCCTAACCTGGAGTACCGCCGCTCACTTGGTTATCGTCAAGCCGTCAAGAGCCGCCCCAACATGGGAACAGACGTTCAAGGCTGACAAGACTTTTTTGTTTCCTACTACAATTAGCATTCACATGAGTGTCTCCTTCCATATTGGTATATGACCATAGTTTCTGCTTGTATTTCAGTTAGTGTCATGAGAAGACAGGGATAGGTATTGCTGGTTAAGAGGCTAAAGACCACTATGGGGCCTATTTTATTCCTGCAGGTCCGCAAGGCACCGGCGGTATGCGTCATTTAGCCGTTCACCAACCATCATCAAAGTTGATCATCTACGAAACACTAACAAGAACGGTAGCCCCCTATGGTCACATGTGTGATGCTCGTGAAGGACCAGCGCCTTCTTAATTCCGTTGAACGGTAGGAATTGCGCAGATGAATGACCCAACACGCAGAATGTTTGGCTTCATCAGCTGCTAGAAAAACCACGTGATTCATCGTCTGCGTTGAGCTGGACATGTCGTTAGGATGCCGTACGATAGTCCTGTGTCCTGGTCCTTGAAAACGACGGAACGAGCCGAAGAGGTGCACAGCGGACATGTTGAATCGACCAAGGGAAAGCGGATTTGCGAATGCCATGAATTGGGGAATTGGGGAGTTGAATGGGGATGACGTCTGCGATACAGCGACGGCCACAGAAGCCTTTTTTTTGGTTATCTAACTAATCCGTACTGTAAAAGTGAAGTAAAGCATAAACCTATTAGGCGTTGTTCATGAATGCTACTCAAAGTGTTTCGCTTGATAAtgcaatatatttatttttatattttaggaTTGATACGGTCAAGAAGTTTCAATTAACGACCTCCATAAAATAGAAGATCTTTTTTTCAGTGCTTTAAATAAACTAATTTAAGATTATTCTTAGTCTTACCTCTATGGATGCTGCATTCgaatttgatattcaattttttgcgATTATTCCGGCTTAGAGTAActtaattatctaaattgttctTCTTTAACGACAAATTCAAAATCGTCAAGTGAATTCATTGTCCTCTTCTGCGCGTTTTCATGACTTGAGCTAACATCGTTCGAATTGGCCCAGGATTCGCACGCGTAACTGCCGGGATTGCAGAGATTCGACCCTTCGCCACTATATTCTATCGGCGGTGAAGTGCTTGACTGGCTGCGACTGACCGATGACCGTGGCAGTGATGTCGGTGCATTCAGCGCTTTGTGAACATTTCGCACGTGCGAAAAATAATTCGATACCTTCCAATTGCCTCCGACCCGCTCCGGCCGGCAGGTAATATCGTTCCGCTCCGTGCAGAATACGCACCGTATACGAGCAACTAGACCGCTATCATCGGCATCCAGCACCTCCACCCGGACACCTGCAACACGGTTGCAAAAATCGATCTGCTCAACACTGCCGTCGCacctataaagaaaaaaaatagaataaccatttttcaaaataaaaaataagttaCCTTTCATtgtaaaaatcaataatttttcttttcacttcTGCTGCATTCGATTCATGGGACCCTTGCGACTGCCAGTCTCTTTCACGTTTCTCCGCAAATCGCAGGTAATAGTTGATACCTTTTCGCTGTATACACGCGGCAATAAGTTTCAAAATAGCACGTTCACCTGCCATAAATCTGAACCGCTCCGGAGCGTTTATGAATCTGCCGAAATATTTTTGCATCGAGGGATCCCGCGCCGGTTTTCCCATTATTTCCGGCAGTTGCCGTATGTCGGTTTCGATGGCCGTAATTTCCTCACTGCCGATGTATGCCAGGGCAGAGTTGATATATTCGGTCACCTCTAGAACGTGCCGTATGGTGTCCGGAATCCGGCCCACGTCTTTTGAGAGGCAATTCCAGAAGTGATCCTGCCAAAAAAAAGGATTAACATTTGATTTTTTGCAATGTTATTATGCTTACCATCGATTGTCCTGTAGCCATTACTGACTTTTATTTCTCAGCAGTCTACAATGCAGTTTATCGTAAATATTTTGCAGAAAAATCATCAACTAAAATTAGTTTGGTTTTAAATCGTTGAATCGAATAAAATCAGGTATGCAAATTAtatttaattttgctttatatgcttTCATTCGTAAACAAAATGCGAAGTGCACGCTAAAAAGGTTTTACTTATGCAGGTACACTTGAAATTGACCCACGCACAACCCTGTGGTCGATACTTTGTTAAAACCCTGTTTGATCTGTTTGTGTCGTTTGTGTTTGAGACTGGCTGTCGTGCGGGTGCGAAGGAGATaagcataaaaaaacaaaaagcataGTTCTTTTGTCCGGTCTCCTCCCTTTGCATAAACGATTGAATTCGTCTGCGGCAGAGCAGCAGTCGCAGAGCAGTGCTAGAAGGCTAGATTGAGTTGAATTGAGAAGTAAGTAAAGCAGGTAAAGGTGAATCATCACGGTGCCAATTAATACGTATATAGCTTTGTTCGTCCAGTTTGATCGGTTAAGAATGTCCGCTTCCGGTGTGCTAAAGTCCGTTCGAGAGGACGATTTCTTGGAGTACTTTCTGTTTCCGACCGGTCTGGACCAAAAGGATGTTTCGCTGGAGAACAGTGAACCCCTGCTGGAGTGTCTCCAGGGAAAGGTCAATAAACTGGCAAAGGACTTCTGTCAGCGCTACATCTGGCATCGGGACGAGTTCAAGGTTGCTATGCGGAAGGGTGATCTCCAGCAGCGCATGTTGATCGAGGCGAATGGCTTCGAGAACGAGAAtggtaaatat is part of the Sabethes cyaneus chromosome 2, idSabCyanKW18_F2, whole genome shotgun sequence genome and harbors:
- the LOC128737918 gene encoding uncharacterized protein LOC128737918, with the translated sequence MATGQSMDHFWNCLSKDVGRIPDTIRHVLEVTEYINSALAYIGSEEITAIETDIRQLPEIMGKPARDPSMQKYFGRFINAPERFRFMAGERAILKLIAACIQRKGINYYLRFAEKRERDWQSQGSHESNAAEVKRKIIDFYNERCDGSVEQIDFCNRVAGVRVEVLDADDSGLVARIRCVFCTERNDITCRPERVGGNWKVSNYFSHVRNVHKALNAPTSLPRSSVSRSQSSTSPPIEYSGEGSNLCNPGSYACESWANSNDVSSSHENAQKRTMNSLDDFEFVVKEEQFR